In the Holophagales bacterium genome, one interval contains:
- a CDS encoding ferrous iron transport protein A: MPHTRHPATLLDLRKGEEAVLDRIDLPADISQRLMELGFLPGSRIAASFRAPGGDPRVFRVDGTEVALRCETAACLHLRPAAKKGAASPS, translated from the coding sequence ATGCCTCACACACGACACCCCGCCACACTCCTCGACCTGCGAAAGGGAGAGGAGGCCGTTCTCGACCGGATCGACCTGCCCGCGGACATCTCACAGCGGCTGATGGAGCTCGGGTTCCTTCCCGGGAGCCGGATCGCCGCCTCGTTCCGCGCGCCGGGCGGGGATCCACGGGTCTTCCGCGTCGACGGCACCGAGGTGGCCCTGCGCTGCGAGACCGCCGCCTGCCTCCATCTTCGTCCGGCCGCCAAGAAAGGCGCCGCGAGCCCGTCGTGA
- the feoB gene encoding ferrous iron transport protein B, whose product MPAAGPRPARVVAVVGPPNSGKSTLFNRLTGLRQKVANFPGVTVEQHLGKLRMEDAAELDIIDLPGVYSLTPRSEDEQVTHDVLMGRMPGVPKPDTILLILDVTNLGRHLVLAAPILALGLPTLVVLNMADELEKRGGDVEAEALAQRLGAPVALISAASGEGYDTVLQFLRGRIGIPRPMDLLPVLSDIPRCREWAARLGEAAKYQAPAPPIWTRRLDGVFLHPVVGPLTFLVVVVAVFQTIFSAATPLMDLVDQAVGASGAWLGTVLPAGVLRQLLVEGVWAGVGSVLVFLPQILLLFLFIGVLEDSGYLARAALIADRTMAKVGLQGKSFIPLLSAYACAVPAIMATRTIENKRDRIATILIAPFMTCSARLPVYTLIIAAFLPEKPLLGPFLGTRAAALLGLYLLGFVAAVATARALKSSVLQSERTPFVLEMPPYRAPTFRGLGLRLLDRAKVFLRRAGTVILGMSIALWVLAHVPLKDGTAPQIAESFAGTIGRTVEPVIAPLGFNWKIGIGLVTSLAAREVIVGTLGTIYGIEGDETGASLQEALRHDLTPAGAVALLVFFAFAMQCMSTIAVVKRETGGWTWPIVQFTYMGVLAWVGAFVAFRVGTAFMA is encoded by the coding sequence CTGCCCGCCGCGGGCCCCCGCCCCGCGCGCGTGGTGGCGGTCGTCGGCCCCCCCAACTCCGGCAAGTCGACCCTCTTCAACCGCCTCACCGGGCTCCGCCAGAAGGTCGCGAACTTCCCGGGCGTCACCGTCGAGCAGCACCTCGGGAAGCTGAGGATGGAGGACGCGGCCGAGCTCGACATCATCGATCTCCCCGGCGTCTACAGCCTCACGCCGCGCTCGGAAGACGAGCAGGTGACGCACGACGTCCTGATGGGGCGGATGCCCGGGGTTCCGAAGCCCGACACGATCCTCCTCATCCTCGACGTCACGAACCTCGGCCGTCACCTCGTCCTGGCCGCGCCGATCCTCGCCCTGGGATTGCCGACCCTCGTCGTCCTGAACATGGCGGACGAGCTGGAGAAGCGCGGCGGCGACGTGGAGGCCGAGGCTCTCGCCCAGCGCCTCGGCGCGCCGGTGGCCCTCATCAGCGCGGCCAGCGGCGAGGGGTACGACACGGTCCTGCAGTTCCTGCGCGGCCGCATCGGCATCCCGCGCCCGATGGACCTCCTTCCCGTCCTCTCCGACATCCCCCGCTGCCGCGAGTGGGCCGCGCGCCTCGGCGAGGCGGCGAAGTACCAGGCCCCGGCGCCTCCAATCTGGACACGACGCCTCGACGGCGTCTTCCTTCACCCGGTCGTCGGCCCGCTGACGTTCCTCGTGGTCGTCGTCGCCGTCTTCCAGACGATCTTCAGCGCCGCCACGCCCCTCATGGACCTCGTCGACCAGGCCGTCGGAGCCTCCGGCGCGTGGCTCGGCACGGTCCTTCCCGCCGGTGTCCTCCGTCAGCTCCTCGTCGAAGGCGTCTGGGCGGGAGTCGGGTCGGTCCTGGTCTTCCTCCCGCAGATCCTGCTGCTCTTCCTCTTCATCGGCGTGCTGGAAGACTCGGGCTACCTCGCGCGCGCGGCGCTCATCGCCGACCGGACCATGGCGAAGGTCGGCCTGCAGGGGAAGTCGTTCATCCCGCTCCTCTCGGCCTACGCCTGCGCCGTGCCGGCGATCATGGCGACGCGGACGATCGAGAACAAGCGGGACCGGATCGCGACGATCCTCATCGCGCCGTTCATGACCTGCTCGGCGCGGCTTCCCGTCTACACGCTCATCATCGCGGCGTTCCTGCCGGAGAAGCCTCTCCTCGGGCCCTTCCTCGGCACCCGCGCGGCGGCGCTCCTCGGCCTCTACCTCCTCGGCTTCGTCGCGGCCGTCGCCACGGCACGCGCCCTGAAGTCGTCGGTCCTGCAGAGCGAACGGACCCCGTTCGTCCTCGAGATGCCGCCCTACCGGGCGCCGACGTTCCGCGGTCTCGGCCTCCGTCTCCTCGACAGGGCCAAGGTTTTCCTGCGCCGCGCGGGAACGGTGATCCTCGGCATGTCGATCGCCCTCTGGGTCCTCGCCCACGTCCCGCTGAAAGACGGCACGGCTCCCCAGATCGCCGAGAGCTTCGCGGGGACGATCGGGCGGACCGTGGAGCCGGTCATCGCGCCGCTCGGCTTCAACTGGAAGATCGGCATCGGCCTCGTCACCTCCCTGGCGGCCCGCGAGGTCATCGTCGGCACGCTCGGGACGATCTACGGCATCGAAGGCGACGAGACGGGCGCGAGCCTGCAGGAGGCGCTCCGGCACGACCTGACGCCGGCGGGCGCGGTCGCCCTCCTCGTCTTCTTCGCGTTCGCCATGCAGTGCATGTCGACGATCGCGGTCGTCAAACGCGAGACCGGCGGCTGGACCTGGCCCATCGTGCAGTTCACCTACATGGGCGTCCTCGCCTGGGTCGGCGCCTTCGTCGCCTTCCGCGTCGGCACGGCCTTCATGGCCTAA
- a CDS encoding SDR family oxidoreductase — protein MPKPTPRRRPAAAAPASKAPAAPVKRPIASKAPAAPVKRPATKRRKPVATPGVPAAAPRKAPAARAGEPIADWSPQVNPEGEFLWRSSPSRYIARMSSVTGREVLRPIEPDELLIQAHRDKNPLEVTAQFLASRLIQVTGNEDSVRDAMKKLNELGVRMAGRLGQVTGSKAIERGARQAIGVVDREFFFQFREATRLSEREVKARIARLKDDARAALAARGRSPGLRVLLTGATGFLGQEILAQAASDRRIAEIVSVVRPQTVRDPKTKEVVRILSPTDRGLLLLSRIGIGGRAARKFRFIDGDIEKPFLGIGEKDLATLEKTVTHVIHCAASVSFDDTYESSFRANVLGCKNALAFSLRLQRAKGSRFILHVAIETSYIHGRKKRSMAQENALVFPKNFYNNFYELTKAMASMETDQHMVVDGLRVVQLLPAIVIGDSRTGNNRGDTKVVNAPVNAFGRAQEALDALKSTPFGESKAAAIASVAMVFPADRSAELNLVTVDRVVEGILAALTRPEAIGERVHLATDNRIRTEEIIKVEKEELGVNVRLTDPTLFRNVTLPLITTILKKANEPRLANALEKLGTIFGGYGEWGQPIHSVGNDVRVLGLPLRRPNTYYAFRMLCRHNKLVQEFGKVKDPDEIARRERVWTDALARIEKESGRQAASLEAEEFRRRIAEVLDLRAFQLK, from the coding sequence ATGCCGAAACCGACGCCCCGCCGCCGCCCGGCGGCCGCTGCACCCGCCTCGAAAGCCCCCGCCGCCCCCGTGAAGCGGCCCATCGCTTCGAAGGCCCCCGCCGCCCCCGTGAAGCGGCCCGCCACCAAACGGCGGAAGCCCGTCGCCACGCCGGGGGTGCCGGCCGCCGCACCGAGAAAGGCCCCCGCGGCGCGGGCCGGGGAGCCGATCGCCGACTGGAGCCCCCAGGTGAATCCCGAGGGAGAGTTCCTCTGGAGGAGCTCTCCCTCGCGCTACATCGCCCGGATGAGCTCGGTGACGGGTCGCGAGGTCCTCCGCCCCATCGAGCCCGACGAGCTCCTCATCCAGGCCCACCGCGACAAGAACCCGCTCGAGGTGACCGCCCAGTTCCTGGCGAGCCGCCTCATCCAGGTGACCGGCAACGAGGACTCCGTCCGCGACGCGATGAAGAAGCTCAACGAGCTGGGAGTCCGGATGGCCGGCAGGCTGGGGCAGGTGACCGGCTCGAAGGCGATCGAGCGGGGCGCGCGGCAGGCGATCGGCGTCGTCGATCGCGAGTTCTTCTTCCAGTTCCGGGAGGCGACACGCCTGTCCGAGCGGGAGGTCAAGGCCCGGATCGCCCGGCTCAAGGACGACGCCCGCGCGGCGCTCGCGGCCCGTGGGCGCAGCCCCGGACTGCGCGTCCTCCTCACGGGCGCGACGGGATTCCTCGGCCAGGAGATCCTCGCCCAGGCCGCGTCCGACAGGCGGATCGCCGAGATCGTCTCGGTCGTGAGACCCCAGACGGTGCGGGACCCGAAGACGAAGGAAGTGGTCCGGATCCTGTCGCCCACCGACCGGGGCCTCCTCCTCCTCTCCCGCATCGGCATCGGCGGACGCGCCGCGCGGAAGTTCCGGTTCATCGACGGCGACATCGAGAAGCCGTTTCTCGGGATCGGCGAGAAGGACCTGGCGACCCTCGAGAAGACGGTCACGCACGTCATCCACTGCGCGGCCTCCGTCTCCTTCGACGACACCTACGAGAGCTCCTTCAGGGCGAACGTGCTCGGCTGCAAGAACGCCCTCGCCTTCTCCCTCCGCCTCCAGCGGGCGAAGGGATCGAGGTTCATCCTCCACGTCGCCATCGAGACCTCCTACATCCACGGCCGCAAGAAGCGGTCGATGGCGCAGGAGAACGCGCTCGTCTTCCCCAAGAACTTCTACAACAACTTCTACGAGCTGACGAAGGCGATGGCCTCGATGGAGACCGACCAGCACATGGTCGTGGACGGCCTCCGCGTCGTCCAGCTCCTCCCCGCCATCGTCATCGGCGACTCGCGCACCGGCAACAACCGGGGCGACACGAAGGTCGTCAACGCCCCCGTGAACGCCTTCGGGCGCGCGCAGGAGGCGCTCGACGCGCTGAAGTCGACGCCGTTCGGCGAGTCGAAGGCCGCGGCCATCGCCTCCGTCGCGATGGTCTTCCCCGCCGACCGCTCCGCCGAGCTGAACCTCGTCACCGTGGACCGGGTCGTCGAGGGGATCCTCGCCGCCCTGACACGCCCCGAGGCGATCGGCGAGCGGGTCCACCTCGCGACGGACAACCGGATCCGGACCGAGGAGATCATCAAGGTCGAGAAGGAAGAGCTCGGCGTGAACGTGCGCCTCACCGACCCGACCCTCTTCCGCAACGTGACCCTCCCCCTCATCACGACGATCCTGAAGAAGGCGAACGAGCCGCGGCTCGCGAACGCGCTCGAGAAGCTCGGGACGATCTTCGGCGGCTACGGGGAATGGGGTCAGCCCATCCACAGCGTCGGCAACGACGTGCGGGTCCTCGGCCTTCCCCTGCGGCGGCCCAACACCTACTACGCGTTCCGGATGCTCTGCCGGCACAACAAGCTCGTACAGGAGTTCGGGAAGGTGAAGGACCCCGACGAGATCGCCCGCCGCGAACGGGTCTGGACCGACGCGCTCGCGCGGATCGAGAAGGAATCGGGCCGGCAGGCCGCCTCTCTGGAAGCCGAGGAGTTTCGGAGACGGATCGCCGAGGTCCTCGACCTGAGGGCGTTCCAGCTCAAGTAA
- a CDS encoding FKBP-type peptidyl-prolyl cis-trans isomerase has protein sequence MPEGRRRNRSGSRPRAAVEPKTDDEKTLYAMGIVMGRNLAGLELSATDLEMLKIGLTDEALGKDKKVSLEEFGPKIQAFAQGRVGAVAAKEKVASEAYLAKAAADKGAQKKPSGLVYTEIAAGSGPNPVPSDTVKVHYTGKLIDGTVFDSSIQRGQPAEFTLGGVIPCWQEGVQLMKKGGKAQLVCPSALAYGDAGSPPKIKPGATLIFDVELLDIVAKAAAPKK, from the coding sequence GTGCCAGAAGGACGCCGGCGCAACCGCTCCGGCAGCCGCCCCCGCGCCGCCGTCGAGCCGAAGACCGACGACGAGAAGACCCTCTACGCCATGGGAATCGTCATGGGCCGCAACCTCGCCGGTCTCGAGCTTTCGGCGACCGACCTCGAAATGCTGAAGATCGGGCTGACCGACGAAGCCCTCGGCAAGGACAAGAAGGTCTCGCTCGAGGAGTTCGGCCCGAAGATCCAGGCCTTTGCGCAGGGACGCGTCGGCGCCGTGGCCGCGAAGGAGAAGGTGGCCTCCGAGGCATACCTCGCGAAGGCGGCCGCGGACAAGGGGGCCCAGAAGAAGCCCTCCGGCCTCGTCTACACCGAGATCGCGGCCGGCAGCGGGCCCAACCCCGTGCCGAGCGACACGGTGAAGGTCCACTACACCGGCAAGCTCATCGACGGCACCGTCTTCGACAGCTCCATCCAGCGCGGCCAGCCCGCCGAATTCACGCTCGGCGGCGTGATCCCCTGCTGGCAGGAGGGTGTCCAGCTCATGAAGAAGGGCGGCAAGGCCCAGCTCGTCTGCCCGTCGGCTCTCGCGTACGGCGACGCCGGCTCGCCCCCGAAGATCAAGCCGGGCGCGACGCTCATCTTCGACGTCGAGCTCCTCGACATCGTGGCGAAGGCCGCCGCCCCGAAGAAGTAG
- a CDS encoding MFS transporter, with protein MSLRADLRALPRAVWVQCAATLVNRAGTMVLPFLLLYLTRDLGLSPSSAGAIVALYGATALVTAPFAGHLCDRVGTHRMMTASLLLSGLVLLAFPVARTPLAVAVATVLWAVISEVFRPASLAAIASAVGPEQRKTAFAVNRLAINLGMSLGPALGGFLATWSYGALFIADGLTSLAAAAILAKAGRPDRVHAAETPAAARPESRPAHRDRRLLVLLLGVLPVAVVFFQHVAAMALFLVRDLGFSEASYGLLATLNTLLVVAFEVPLNAAMARWPTGKTLALGSVLTGAGFGLLAFAHAPGMVVVSVVVWTFGEIVLFPGLNAAVADLAPEARRGEYMGLYMMAFNLAFAIGPWAGTAILETWGGPTLWAGTFLAGLLSAILLSRTATPHVGAEEGKP; from the coding sequence GTGTCGCTCCGCGCCGACCTCCGCGCCCTTCCACGCGCGGTCTGGGTCCAGTGTGCCGCGACCCTCGTGAACCGGGCGGGGACGATGGTCCTGCCATTCCTCCTCCTGTACCTGACGCGTGACCTGGGCCTCTCGCCCTCGTCAGCCGGGGCGATCGTCGCCCTGTACGGCGCGACGGCCCTCGTCACGGCCCCCTTCGCGGGGCACCTCTGCGACCGGGTCGGGACGCACCGCATGATGACGGCCTCGCTCCTCCTGTCGGGCCTCGTCCTCCTCGCCTTTCCCGTCGCGCGGACGCCGCTCGCCGTCGCGGTCGCGACGGTTCTCTGGGCCGTGATCTCTGAGGTCTTCCGCCCCGCCAGCCTCGCGGCGATCGCGTCGGCCGTCGGCCCCGAGCAGCGCAAGACCGCCTTCGCCGTGAACCGCCTCGCGATCAACCTCGGCATGAGCCTCGGGCCGGCGCTCGGCGGGTTCCTGGCGACCTGGTCGTACGGCGCGCTCTTCATCGCCGACGGCCTGACGTCTCTCGCCGCCGCGGCGATCCTCGCGAAGGCGGGACGGCCGGACCGCGTGCACGCGGCGGAGACGCCCGCCGCTGCGAGGCCCGAAAGCCGCCCGGCGCACCGCGATCGCCGCCTCCTCGTGCTCCTCCTCGGCGTCCTGCCGGTGGCCGTCGTCTTCTTCCAGCACGTCGCCGCTATGGCCCTCTTTCTCGTCCGCGACCTCGGGTTCTCGGAAGCCTCGTACGGCCTCCTCGCCACGCTCAACACGCTCCTCGTCGTCGCCTTCGAGGTCCCGCTCAACGCGGCGATGGCCCGCTGGCCGACGGGGAAGACCCTCGCGCTCGGCTCCGTCCTGACGGGCGCGGGCTTCGGCCTCCTCGCCTTCGCCCACGCGCCGGGGATGGTCGTCGTGTCGGTCGTCGTCTGGACGTTCGGCGAGATCGTTCTCTTTCCCGGGCTGAACGCGGCCGTCGCGGACCTCGCGCCGGAGGCGCGGCGGGGCGAGTACATGGGCCTCTACATGATGGCCTTCAACCTCGCCTTCGCGATCGGGCCGTGGGCGGGAACGGCCATCCTCGAAACCTGGGGCGGGCCGACGCTCTGGGCGGGGACCTTCCTCGCGGGCCTCCTTTCGGCCATCCTTCTCTCGCGGACGGCCACGCCCCACGTCGGGGCCGAAGAAGGAAAGCCATGA